One Drosophila mauritiana strain mau12 unplaced genomic scaffold, ASM438214v1 Y_05, whole genome shotgun sequence genomic region harbors:
- the LOC117149960 gene encoding uncharacterized protein LOC117149960 — MSRSSYLLCVLFLGASCLVFSASAARNNPRGYKATEPPTTTQSPPTAKEYLDSQTGISTFGIIAIIFTVIVLCLVFYYGIICYPLLCRDEKKYRFMDVSSAITAATSRSIQSIGNYPDQKHHHTLA; from the coding sequence atgtctCGCAGTTCGTACCTGTTGTGTGTGCTGTTTTTAGGCGCCAGCTGCTTGGTTTTTAGTGCGAGTGCAGCGCGGAACAATCCAAGGGGTTACAAGGCCACGGAGccgcccaccaccacccagtCCCCGCCGACGGCCAAGGAGTATCTGGACAGTCAAACCGGAATCTCCACATTCGgcatcatcgccatcatctTCACCGTTATCGTTCTCTGCCTCGTCTTCTACTACGGCATCATTTGCTACCCCTTACTCTGTCGCGATGAGAAGAAATATCGTTTTATGGACGTATCCTCAGCCATTACCGCCGCCACATCGCGATCCATTCAGTCCATAGGGAACTATCCCGACCAGAAGCACCACCATACGTTGGCCTGA